One Natator depressus isolate rNatDep1 chromosome 5, rNatDep2.hap1, whole genome shotgun sequence DNA segment encodes these proteins:
- the LOC141987327 gene encoding endogenous retrovirus group K member 9 Gag polyprotein-like isoform X1, whose amino-acid sequence MVHAAKTRSDLTAEELADLVSVCPVTWQDDGQGNQVADWVSLPYSVIREVKKAIHEFGLTSTYVRGLIEGLGTGYTLIPEDWKALLGMMLTPSQYVIWLSEYRQMAERQAQVYREQGIIYEQLAGEGQFATIQLQSQLPQAVFPIISACAQHAFRKVPDSGRPTKSFASIRQGASESFMDFTNRLQEAILRQVDNPAAAQEILLKMAVENANEDCRRALQAAQASGILELSDMLRACQNIGTQAHKAGVLAAALRKTGKEGKRCYRCGKEGHFQRECRSSTAPARPSKKCPKCRKGYHWANQCRSGSGNRTTGPPRTQGQTGVFPTQTTVPLPYNP is encoded by the coding sequence atggttcatgcagcgaagactcgctcagatcttacagcagaggagctggctgatctggtctcagtttgtcctgtgacctggcaggatgatggccagggcaaccaggttgcagactgggtcagtttgccttactcggtgatcagagaggtaaagaaagcaattcacgagtttggcctgactagcacgtatgtacgtggtctcattgaagggctcggtactgggtacaccctgatccctgaagactggaaggcgctgttgggcatgatgctgacgcccagtcagtatgttatttggcttagtgagtatcggcagatggcggaacgccaagcccaggtatatcgagagcaaggtatcatttatgagcagttggcaggggagggccagtttgctaccattcagctgcagtctcaactccctcaggccgtcttccccattatttccgcctgcgcccagcatgctttccggaaggtcccggattcgggcaggcctactaaaagctttgccagtatccgtcagggtgcatcagagtcctttatggattttaccaacagattgcaggaggctatcctccgacaggtggataaccctgcggcagctcaggagatcctgttaaaaatggcggttgaaaatgcgaacgaggattgccgccgtgctctccaggctgcccaagcctctggaattctagagctgtcggacatgctgcgggcgtgccaaaacatcggaacccaagcacataaagctggagttctggccgccgccctgcggaaaaccgggaaggaggggaagcgttgttaccgctgtggtaaggagggtcactttcagcgggagtgccgctcatcgacggcgcccgcccgcccctcaaagaagtgccccaagtgtcggaagggctatcactgggctaatcagtgtcgtagcgggtcgggaaaccgcacaacgggtcccccccgaacccagggccaaacgggggtgtttcccactcagacaactgttcctctgccttacaatccatag